The Desulfuromonas sp. sequence GTCTCCCCAAGTGGAAAGACTGGAAGTGGCAGCTCAAAAACTCCATTCAGAACGTCGATGACTTCGAAGACCTTCTCGGCATCAAGCTCGAGGAAAAAGAGCGTGAGAAGATCATCCTGACTTTAGAAAAATTCCCCCTTTGCATCACTCCCTACTATCTCTCCCTCATCGACCTCGACGACTTCCCGAACGGCCCCATTTTCAGGCAGGCCTTTCCCTCCCCGGCAGAGTTGAATGTCGACCGGCACGATCTGGCCGACCCCCTGGCGGAGGATATGGACAGCCCGGTGCCGGGCATCACCCATCGCTACCCGGACAGGGTGCTGTTCCACATCAGCAACGTCTGCTCCATGTACTGCCGCCACTGCACCCGAAAGAGAAAAGTCGGCGATGTCGATACGATCCCGAGCAAGGACTCGATTAGCCAGGGGCTGGATTACATACGCGGCAACCCGATCATCCGGGACGTGCTCCTCTCCGGAGGCGATCCCCTGATGCTCTCCGACGACTACCTCGACTGGATTCTCACGGAGCTGCGCGCCATCCCCCACGTCCAGGTCATCCGCATCGGCAGCCGCATGCCCGTCGTCCTGCCCTACCGGATCACCGACGACCTGGTGGCGATGTTCAAGAAGCACCAACCCCTGTGGTTCAACACCCACTTCAATCATCCCCGGGAAATCACCGCCTCATCCCGGCAGGCTCTGGCCAAGCTGGCCGACGCCGGCCTCCCCCTTGGCAACCAGACGGTGCTGCTGGCCGGGGTCAACGACTGCCCCCGGATCATGAAGTCCCTGGTGCACAAGCTGGTCGAGAACCGGGTGCGGCCCTACTATCTGTACCAGTGCGACCTCTCCGAGGGGCTGACCCACTTCCGTACCCCGGTCGGCAAGGGGATCGAGATCATGGAGAGCCTGATCGGCCACACAAGCGGCTTCTCCGTGCCGACCTACGTGATCGACGCCCCCGGCGGCGGCGGCAAAATCCCCCTCAACCCGAACTATCTGATTTCCCTTTCGACCAACAAGGTGGTGCTGCGCAATTACGAGGGCGTCATCACCACCTACCAGGAACCGGACAGTTACGAACCGGTTTTCTGCGACCGCAAGTGCGAGCAGTGCGA is a genomic window containing:
- the ablA gene encoding lysine 2,3-aminomutase is translated as MPIYSSNQQEIAERISPRTASLPKWKDWKWQLKNSIQNVDDFEDLLGIKLEEKEREKIILTLEKFPLCITPYYLSLIDLDDFPNGPIFRQAFPSPAELNVDRHDLADPLAEDMDSPVPGITHRYPDRVLFHISNVCSMYCRHCTRKRKVGDVDTIPSKDSISQGLDYIRGNPIIRDVLLSGGDPLMLSDDYLDWILTELRAIPHVQVIRIGSRMPVVLPYRITDDLVAMFKKHQPLWFNTHFNHPREITASSRQALAKLADAGLPLGNQTVLLAGVNDCPRIMKSLVHKLVENRVRPYYLYQCDLSEGLTHFRTPVGKGIEIMESLIGHTSGFSVPTYVIDAPGGGGKIPLNPNYLISLSTNKVVLRNYEGVITTYQEPDSYEPVFCDRKCEQCDLQLHLDEAEECLPTGIEKLLADHDQTISLTPEDNKRMERREDD